From a region of the Vibrio orientalis CIP 102891 = ATCC 33934 genome:
- a CDS encoding MMPL family transporter has translation MLKSNSSTSDPWFMGKRIAIAWLGMAGLFLAMLSYQWLWSAQSPIETDILKLLPKNQQNPVAEQAFEAVSNNLSDKVVFVVTAPESQNSYAAAGKLAQELSDTGLFADVVGQVDEKQQSLWAAYYFQHRFQQLTEAQRQRLTQQPQAQVQYVLQSIYNPFSGVTGNELNSDPFLIFRDYLSQLTQLSSAFTLNNGFLSTSYQGQEYILVTATLKDSPYSLNAQNGVGTIQQIEQSLTEQYQVEFYHTGVLFYAEFGTQSAKSEISTIGLFSLLGVVVLIIGVFRSAAPLSLALLSITIGLIAALSVTTWLFGTVHLFSLVFGASLIGVSIDYAFHYLTERLAAGNQWDSKKGLKHIFAAITMGLLTSLIGYMGMLIAPFPGLQQLALFSSIGLAAAYATVVAWYPILAVKPSKTRPLPGQTIWQHWLNVWSKPMVRRALPLTCLIVALVPLANLQYDDDIRQLQAMPESLKQQETFISQLSGLNSSQQMVVVTADDDEQLLQKLEAFNNQLMQWQNQGVIEGFQSLTQYISSTATQKADYELIEDLYRNQGPVLASMLKLTDVPQLTQTLEPVSLQDYLTHSVSEPVRFLYVGNVEGKVASVVLLKELNNIETVKEYVAYQPDMSYLNKAAEISALFADYRIKVMELIAVALLVISGVLTKRYGFTHAITILIPSLIACVAGLSAASAIGSTLNLFNLLALILIIGIGIDYTLFFAEKARSPSTLLAITLSAMTTLLSFGLLSLSETHAIHSFGITVLSGIFVAWLLSPLAIKERHS, from the coding sequence ATGTTGAAAAGCAACAGTTCAACTTCTGATCCTTGGTTTATGGGTAAACGAATAGCAATTGCATGGCTAGGAATGGCGGGACTGTTCTTAGCCATGTTGTCCTATCAATGGCTATGGTCAGCGCAATCACCGATTGAAACTGACATCCTCAAACTGCTACCTAAAAACCAACAGAACCCTGTGGCAGAGCAAGCTTTCGAGGCCGTTTCAAATAACCTTAGTGATAAGGTCGTGTTTGTTGTTACTGCGCCTGAAAGTCAAAACAGCTACGCGGCAGCAGGCAAACTGGCTCAAGAGCTTAGTGATACTGGCTTATTCGCTGACGTGGTTGGCCAAGTTGATGAAAAGCAGCAAAGTCTCTGGGCCGCCTATTACTTCCAGCACCGCTTTCAGCAACTCACTGAAGCGCAACGTCAACGCTTAACCCAGCAGCCCCAGGCGCAAGTCCAATATGTCTTACAGTCAATCTATAACCCGTTTTCTGGCGTAACAGGCAATGAGCTTAACAGCGACCCATTTTTGATTTTTCGCGACTACCTTTCACAGCTCACCCAACTTAGCAGTGCCTTTACCCTCAACAATGGCTTTCTCTCTACAAGCTACCAAGGGCAAGAGTACATACTGGTCACTGCAACCCTAAAAGATTCCCCCTACAGCCTTAATGCACAAAACGGTGTGGGTACGATCCAACAAATTGAGCAAAGCCTGACTGAGCAATATCAAGTTGAGTTTTATCATACTGGGGTTCTATTCTACGCTGAATTCGGCACACAAAGCGCCAAATCTGAGATCAGCACCATTGGACTGTTTTCTTTGCTCGGTGTCGTCGTCCTAATCATCGGCGTATTTCGCAGTGCTGCCCCTCTTTCACTGGCATTGCTCTCGATCACGATTGGTTTGATTGCCGCACTCTCGGTGACAACATGGCTATTTGGTACCGTTCATCTATTTAGTTTAGTGTTTGGCGCAAGCCTAATTGGCGTTTCCATCGACTATGCGTTTCATTACCTCACCGAACGTTTAGCTGCCGGTAACCAATGGGATAGCAAAAAAGGATTAAAGCATATCTTTGCTGCCATCACGATGGGCCTACTGACAAGTCTAATTGGCTATATGGGGATGCTGATCGCCCCATTCCCTGGCCTGCAACAGTTAGCGCTATTTTCATCGATTGGCTTAGCAGCAGCCTATGCCACCGTTGTAGCTTGGTACCCAATCCTTGCGGTTAAACCAAGTAAAACCAGACCACTTCCCGGCCAGACTATTTGGCAACACTGGCTCAATGTGTGGTCGAAGCCAATGGTGCGCCGAGCACTACCGCTTACGTGTCTGATTGTGGCATTAGTTCCGCTGGCTAACCTTCAATATGATGATGATATTCGCCAGCTTCAAGCAATGCCTGAATCGTTGAAGCAGCAAGAAACCTTTATCTCACAACTGAGTGGCTTAAACTCATCACAACAAATGGTGGTCGTCACTGCTGATGATGATGAGCAGCTTTTGCAAAAACTCGAAGCCTTTAATAACCAACTGATGCAATGGCAAAACCAAGGTGTGATTGAAGGTTTTCAGAGCCTCACGCAATACATTAGCTCAACAGCAACTCAAAAGGCTGACTATGAGCTGATTGAAGACTTGTACCGTAACCAAGGCCCTGTACTGGCCAGTATGCTAAAGCTCACCGACGTTCCGCAGTTAACTCAAACCTTAGAACCAGTCTCTCTGCAAGATTATTTGACTCACTCCGTTTCCGAGCCTGTTCGTTTTCTCTATGTCGGTAACGTTGAGGGCAAAGTCGCAAGTGTCGTGCTGCTTAAAGAGCTAAACAATATCGAAACAGTCAAAGAGTATGTCGCCTACCAGCCAGATATGAGCTACCTAAACAAAGCGGCTGAAATCTCCGCTCTGTTTGCTGATTACCGTATCAAGGTGATGGAGCTTATCGCCGTGGCCTTATTGGTCATTAGTGGCGTGCTGACCAAGCGCTATGGCTTTACCCATGCAATTACGATTCTGATTCCGTCACTGATTGCTTGTGTCGCGGGACTTTCCGCAGCATCTGCGATTGGATCGACACTGAATCTGTTCAATTTACTCGCACTTATTCTCATTATTGGGATTGGCATCGACTACACACTGTTTTTTGCTGAAAAAGCACGTAGCCCTAGTACATTACTCGCGATCACCTTATCTGCTATGACAACACTATTGTCATTTGGCCTACTGTCACTCAGTGAGACTCACGCCATTCATAGCTTTGGTATCACTGTACTCAGTGGCATCTTTGTCGCTTGGCTGCTGTCCCCATTAGCAATTAAAGAGAGGCACTCGTGA
- a CDS encoding DUF3261 domain-containing protein — protein MKLVHITKTLTVIAMCGVLAACASKPKDTTPQVEIAQGQMVNLPSPSSLGYGLNASQLITATWTVDDNARSEQLPVQLQVSADKLVLAGFSSWGTRILSLTYQDDAITSDVLTGLGSALPAPEQVLFNLMITLWPSSAWEGPLNEVRWQVIDKADSRAIFDSNGTQIIDIKYGNNEKLDGEIIFHHLIDGYTIKVNTLQYQQVQLTPQ, from the coding sequence GTGAAACTGGTTCATATAACAAAAACACTAACCGTGATCGCGATGTGCGGTGTGCTTGCTGCCTGCGCCTCTAAGCCTAAGGACACCACACCACAAGTTGAAATCGCGCAAGGTCAAATGGTTAATCTGCCCTCGCCTAGCTCTCTTGGTTATGGCCTGAATGCTAGTCAACTGATCACCGCAACTTGGACAGTTGATGACAATGCGCGCTCAGAGCAATTACCTGTTCAACTTCAAGTCAGCGCAGATAAGTTGGTACTCGCAGGGTTTTCTTCTTGGGGAACGCGTATCTTGTCGCTGACTTATCAAGATGATGCGATAACCAGTGATGTTCTAACCGGATTAGGCAGCGCGCTTCCCGCACCAGAACAGGTACTATTTAATCTAATGATCACTCTCTGGCCCTCTTCTGCTTGGGAAGGTCCTTTAAATGAGGTAAGGTGGCAAGTGATTGATAAAGCAGACTCTCGAGCGATTTTCGATAGCAATGGCACTCAAATTATCGACATAAAATACGGTAACAATGAGAAGCTAGATGGAGAAATTATCTTTCACCATCTCATTGATGGCTACACTATAAAAGTGAATACGCTCCAGTATCAACAAGTACAACTGACACCGCAGTAA
- a CDS encoding beta-ketoacyl-[acyl-carrier-protein] synthase family protein — protein sequence MTTNISRPIFIQSCGFHSAMGSAESEIHQCLNGQQQANMVTDTRSLNTGAATVVGQVSKSLPAIPTHLSKFNTRNNQLALSALLQIEESVQQAIEQFGHSRIAVVIGTSTSGISDGEVAYQQKIKSDEFPSDYHYRKQELGNTSEFIAQYFDLSGPCYAVSTACSSSGRVFITAQRLLRSGIVDAVIVGGVDTLCRLTLNGFHGLEALSQTLCQPFSANRNGINIGESAALMLLSNEPSTVALLGAGDSSDAHHISAPHPEGNGAEVAMQKALTDASLTADDIGYINAHGTATPLNDSMESKAIYRLFGSKVPVSSTKPLTGHTLGAASATEAAIAWHILKHDLELPIQHCQDKADDIEVSLVEAPTKLAGKAILSNSFAFGGNNISLIFGYTHD from the coding sequence ATGACAACAAACATTTCTAGACCCATTTTTATACAAAGTTGTGGCTTTCACAGTGCGATGGGCTCAGCCGAGTCTGAAATCCATCAATGTTTAAATGGTCAGCAGCAAGCGAACATGGTGACAGACACTCGCAGCTTAAATACTGGAGCGGCAACTGTCGTTGGCCAAGTGAGTAAATCACTGCCTGCAATTCCAACACACCTGAGCAAATTCAATACGCGCAACAACCAATTGGCTCTCTCAGCGCTACTGCAAATCGAAGAGAGTGTTCAGCAAGCAATTGAGCAGTTTGGTCATTCGCGAATTGCAGTTGTGATCGGAACTAGCACCTCTGGAATCTCTGATGGAGAGGTGGCCTATCAACAGAAAATTAAATCTGATGAGTTTCCAAGTGACTACCACTACCGCAAGCAAGAGTTAGGCAATACCAGCGAGTTTATCGCCCAATACTTCGACCTATCAGGCCCTTGCTATGCGGTATCAACAGCATGTTCATCAAGTGGTCGAGTGTTTATTACCGCTCAGCGTTTACTTCGCAGTGGTATTGTCGATGCCGTCATCGTCGGTGGTGTCGATACCCTTTGCCGTCTGACATTAAATGGTTTTCATGGCCTAGAGGCGCTATCTCAAACCTTATGTCAGCCATTTAGTGCTAACCGCAACGGCATCAACATCGGCGAGTCAGCCGCGTTGATGTTGCTCAGCAATGAACCCTCAACGGTCGCACTTCTTGGAGCCGGAGACAGCTCTGACGCTCACCATATTTCAGCGCCTCACCCCGAGGGCAATGGTGCGGAAGTGGCGATGCAAAAAGCGCTCACTGATGCTAGTTTGACGGCTGATGACATCGGATATATCAACGCCCATGGAACCGCAACCCCGCTCAACGACAGCATGGAAAGCAAAGCCATCTATCGACTGTTTGGCTCAAAGGTGCCAGTCAGTTCAACAAAACCGCTTACTGGTCATACTCTTGGCGCAGCTAGCGCTACTGAAGCCGCCATTGCATGGCACATTTTAAAACATGATTTAGAGCTACCAATTCAGCATTGCCAAGATAAAGCTGACGATATTGAAGTTTCACTGGTTGAAGCTCCGACTAAACTGGCGGGCAAAGCAATTTTAAGCAACTCTTTTGCTTTTGGTGGTAATAACATTAGTCTAATTTTTGGTTACACCCATGACTAA
- a CDS encoding hotdog family protein — protein MTNFPSIDQLLPHDDPMILIDEALDIQADSIHCQVEIGAKNPFFDQESQTLPAYVGIEFMAQSVAAWSGYHSLQKGEQPPIGFLLGSRRYSSHCDRFQNGQRLDVFAEKVMEDNGMAVFTARIEFEQQIMASCQLNVYVPTEEKLQEMKIRSQQ, from the coding sequence ATGACTAACTTCCCTTCAATTGATCAACTATTGCCGCATGACGATCCGATGATTCTGATCGACGAAGCGCTAGATATTCAAGCAGACAGCATTCATTGCCAAGTAGAGATCGGGGCTAAAAACCCGTTCTTCGACCAAGAGTCGCAAACTTTACCGGCTTACGTCGGTATCGAGTTTATGGCTCAGTCCGTCGCCGCTTGGTCTGGCTATCACTCTTTACAAAAAGGCGAACAGCCACCGATTGGCTTCCTACTTGGCAGCCGTCGTTACTCTTCTCATTGCGATAGATTCCAAAATGGACAGCGTCTTGATGTTTTTGCTGAAAAAGTAATGGAAGATAACGGAATGGCAGTATTCACGGCACGTATCGAATTCGAACAACAAATAATGGCAAGCTGCCAACTCAACGTATACGTACCAACAGAAGAAAAATTACAAGAAATGAAAATCAGGAGTCAACAATGA
- a CDS encoding 3-ketoacyl-ACP reductase FabG2, which yields MTRQVLVTGASKGIGKAIATQLATDGFTIVVHYMGDMKGAQDTLDTIEKNGGNGRLIQFDISNREECREKLEADIEQNGAYYGVVNNAGITRDTAFPAMTEEEWDGVIHTNLDSFYNVLHPCVMPMVQKRKGGRIVTLASVSGLMGNRGQTNYSAAKAGVIGATKSLALELAKRKITVNCVAPGLIDTGMVDEHVKEHAMPQIPLRRMGEPEEVAGLVSYLMSDIAGYVTRQVISVNGGLV from the coding sequence ATGACCCGACAAGTACTAGTCACAGGTGCAAGTAAAGGGATTGGCAAAGCGATCGCTACCCAGCTTGCGACAGATGGATTTACCATTGTTGTCCACTATATGGGCGATATGAAGGGTGCCCAAGACACCCTAGATACCATCGAGAAAAACGGTGGCAATGGTCGTCTAATTCAATTTGATATCAGCAATCGCGAAGAGTGTCGTGAAAAGCTTGAAGCCGATATTGAACAAAATGGCGCATACTATGGCGTAGTAAACAATGCCGGCATCACCCGTGATACCGCCTTCCCTGCGATGACTGAAGAAGAGTGGGACGGTGTTATCCATACCAACCTAGATAGCTTCTACAACGTACTGCACCCTTGTGTGATGCCAATGGTACAAAAACGCAAAGGTGGTCGAATTGTGACCCTAGCATCTGTATCTGGCTTAATGGGTAACCGTGGTCAAACCAACTACAGCGCCGCAAAAGCCGGCGTGATTGGTGCAACCAAGTCACTGGCGCTAGAGCTCGCTAAGCGTAAAATTACCGTTAACTGTGTCGCTCCGGGTCTGATTGATACCGGTATGGTTGATGAGCACGTCAAAGAACACGCGATGCCACAGATTCCACTGCGTCGTATGGGCGAACCTGAAGAAGTGGCAGGCCTTGTTAGCTACCTAATGTCAGACATCGCAGGTTACGTGACTCGCCAAGTTATCTCGGTAAATGGAGGCCTAGTATGA
- a CDS encoding beta-ketoacyl-ACP synthase, which produces MSRRVVVTGMSGVTAFGNDWQTVEPKLRACENATQYMESYEQYDGLNTKLAAPVDDFELPKHYKRKQVRGMGRVSKLATVATENALIQSGLIGNDVLTNGQTGIAYGSSTGSTDAIGAFGVMLNDKTTKAITATTYVQMMPHTTAVNVGLFFGLKGRVIPTSSACTSGSQAIGYAYEAIKHGYQTVMVAGGGEELCPTESAVFDTLFATSLKNEAPKSTPRPYDSHRDGLVIGEGAGTLVLEEYEHAKARGAKIYAEIIGFASNCDAAHVTQPQMETMQICMEMAMQDAGIEPEKIDYVSAHGTATDRGDIAESNATANALGKVPISSLKSYFGHTLGACGAIEAWLSLEMMHTGWFSPTLNLESLDEQCGNLDYITGSGRELEVEYLMSNNFAFGGINTSIIFKKI; this is translated from the coding sequence ATGAGCCGCCGCGTAGTAGTGACTGGCATGTCAGGTGTCACCGCGTTTGGTAACGACTGGCAAACGGTAGAACCTAAGCTTCGAGCTTGTGAGAATGCTACCCAATACATGGAATCTTACGAGCAATATGATGGCCTAAATACCAAACTGGCCGCGCCTGTTGATGACTTTGAGCTGCCAAAGCATTACAAACGTAAACAAGTTCGCGGCATGGGCCGAGTCTCTAAGCTCGCCACTGTGGCAACTGAGAATGCCCTTATTCAATCAGGACTGATTGGTAACGATGTTCTGACTAACGGCCAAACGGGTATTGCCTACGGTTCATCAACAGGCAGTACTGATGCGATTGGTGCCTTCGGCGTCATGCTCAATGACAAAACCACCAAAGCGATCACCGCGACTACTTACGTGCAAATGATGCCGCATACGACTGCGGTTAACGTTGGTCTATTCTTCGGCCTAAAAGGTCGTGTGATTCCCACCAGCAGCGCGTGTACATCGGGCAGCCAAGCGATCGGTTACGCTTATGAAGCCATCAAACACGGCTACCAAACTGTAATGGTGGCAGGTGGCGGCGAAGAGCTTTGCCCTACCGAATCAGCGGTATTTGATACCCTGTTTGCGACCAGCTTAAAGAACGAAGCGCCAAAGTCTACACCACGCCCTTATGACAGCCACCGTGATGGCCTAGTGATTGGTGAAGGTGCTGGTACGCTAGTACTGGAAGAGTATGAACATGCGAAAGCGCGCGGTGCGAAGATCTACGCTGAGATCATCGGTTTTGCCAGCAACTGCGATGCTGCCCACGTCACTCAACCACAAATGGAAACCATGCAAATCTGTATGGAAATGGCGATGCAAGATGCAGGCATTGAACCTGAGAAGATCGATTACGTTTCGGCGCACGGCACAGCAACTGACCGCGGTGACATCGCAGAGAGTAATGCAACTGCCAACGCTCTGGGTAAAGTGCCAATCAGTTCATTGAAGAGCTACTTTGGCCATACGCTTGGGGCGTGTGGCGCGATTGAAGCTTGGTTAAGCCTAGAGATGATGCACACAGGCTGGTTTAGCCCAACACTCAACCTTGAGTCGCTAGACGAGCAATGTGGCAACTTAGACTACATTACTGGTTCAGGCCGTGAACTAGAGGTTGAATACTTAATGAGTAACAACTTTGCATTTGGTGGCATCAACACTTCGATCATCTTTAAGAAGATCTAA
- a CDS encoding DUF4238 domain-containing protein yields the protein MKKRLCELFSGTDDKQAQALVEIWGEVVDQIFHEMDRISVPQMTELHINLREEMILELAKLRNYIESKVIEAQTSELLPNDIDLELEREHCLGEFGQQKILNTGKILAENVWLEKYNNRWKLKTRAALEKENTPSSAKALKINKVRDNHFIPKSFIKKYWSEKGIIRKNSISKGVVNYIDTSFGKWGFVRNLYSDRLEAYFGLVEGDASIPIEKVLKVEPLNMPQKQALVGFIVIQHIRDPAFIESHNAKLKPVIEQHYGVEKANDTSHVQFIYESIFNNHEVYRKLSKPLFDNQWVLIRSPHKAIALPDTCNIFTSINSEPFIVVPISVSECLVILPQKADEFPWPWYVTATPELERLLLCFIIEYSHTEFLSCIQQDITVIEAVENNGEKIVDSILKLAPKRGVQ from the coding sequence ATGAAAAAACGCTTATGCGAATTGTTTTCGGGTACTGACGATAAACAAGCACAAGCATTGGTTGAGATCTGGGGAGAAGTCGTGGATCAGATATTCCATGAAATGGACAGGATTTCTGTACCTCAAATGACAGAGCTTCACATCAACTTACGAGAAGAAATGATCCTCGAACTCGCTAAGTTGAGGAACTACATTGAATCTAAGGTCATTGAAGCTCAAACCTCTGAACTACTGCCAAATGACATTGATTTAGAATTAGAAAGAGAACATTGTTTAGGTGAATTCGGGCAACAAAAGATACTGAATACAGGAAAAATTCTAGCCGAAAATGTATGGCTAGAAAAATATAATAACCGTTGGAAATTAAAAACAAGAGCAGCGCTTGAAAAAGAGAATACACCTTCATCAGCAAAGGCTTTGAAAATTAATAAAGTAAGAGACAATCACTTCATCCCTAAATCATTTATTAAAAAGTATTGGTCGGAAAAGGGCATAATCAGAAAGAACTCAATATCAAAAGGAGTTGTCAACTATATAGATACTTCATTTGGTAAGTGGGGATTTGTTCGAAATCTGTACTCGGATAGGTTAGAGGCATATTTCGGGTTAGTGGAAGGTGATGCTTCTATCCCCATAGAAAAAGTCTTAAAAGTTGAGCCTCTCAATATGCCTCAGAAGCAGGCGTTGGTTGGTTTTATTGTTATTCAACATATTAGAGACCCAGCATTTATCGAGTCACACAATGCAAAGTTGAAACCTGTCATTGAGCAGCACTATGGAGTAGAAAAAGCTAATGATACTAGCCATGTTCAATTCATTTATGAAAGTATTTTCAACAATCATGAAGTGTATCGAAAGCTATCTAAGCCGCTTTTTGATAACCAATGGGTTCTTATTCGTTCTCCACACAAAGCCATCGCACTACCAGATACGTGCAACATCTTCACTAGTATAAATAGTGAGCCTTTTATCGTAGTACCGATCTCGGTGTCAGAGTGTTTAGTTATTTTACCGCAGAAAGCTGATGAGTTTCCTTGGCCATGGTATGTAACAGCAACACCTGAATTAGAACGGTTGTTGCTTTGTTTTATAATAGAGTATAGCCACACTGAGTTTTTGAGCTGCATACAGCAAGATATCACCGTTATAGAGGCAGTTGAAAATAATGGTGAAAAGATCGTCGATTCAATTCTTAAATTAGCCCCTAAAAGAGGTGTACAGTAA
- a CDS encoding YcxB family protein yields MSKDFDFTTEYTLDKPFFAECYDQTSLPARFPQAYLKGILFLIFGVVLVEFKLLPNGYVGWFFIVLSVIETCSVYFKRTWWLWRQTISSSRGSKVVLQVNANGVGYKSGKIDRQIAWNEIDQLEQTGLGLILHLGKQRQYISKSCLNEEVIAFMVERHEASKAS; encoded by the coding sequence ATGTCTAAAGATTTCGACTTCACCACAGAATACACACTCGACAAGCCTTTCTTTGCAGAGTGTTATGATCAAACTAGTCTGCCTGCTAGGTTCCCACAAGCTTATTTGAAAGGGATACTCTTTCTTATTTTTGGTGTGGTGTTAGTAGAGTTTAAGCTGCTACCTAACGGTTACGTCGGTTGGTTCTTTATTGTATTGAGTGTGATTGAAACATGTAGTGTTTACTTCAAAAGAACATGGTGGCTATGGCGACAAACTATCAGCTCAAGCCGTGGTAGCAAGGTGGTTCTTCAAGTGAACGCGAATGGTGTGGGTTATAAAAGCGGTAAAATCGACCGACAAATTGCTTGGAATGAAATCGATCAACTTGAACAAACCGGCTTAGGCTTAATCCTTCATTTGGGTAAACAGCGTCAGTACATCAGTAAGTCCTGCTTAAATGAAGAAGTGATCGCGTTTATGGTAGAGCGGCACGAAGCTTCAAAAGCAAGTTAA
- a CDS encoding RCC1 domain-containing protein → MKVFLVASITVLMTACKWEYPCGDLSPVTEVVSNCSTSHTESESESVAVASKAKLNSIQLNGLMTLGSTAQVVISCDDCPGTVYYRWLIDNTVVSTTDSHEFTLSDLGKTVRIEVQLTDSEQVISQSEYATFQSIVVEEIISNDFAFAARKTDGSIVTWGISANGGDSSSVAGELVSVETIVPGNGTFAAIKTDGSVVTWGDASYGGDSSAVAGQLNDVTSITASNFAYAAVKGDGTVVAWGDATRGGDSSAVQAQLTNVLDISSNSFAFTARKGDGSVVVWGDALRGGDLEGLAPSNITNVIGNTSSFVAIDNSGSTYFWGLDSSGGVPVSVMPNYAASDVQSAVGNDLAYALLKNDGSVTSHGYNPYGGDMATLAARITNVGSLYSTWFGFAALINDGSIVSWGSIDGVSYGVSGNTAFLEPTVTNATMIAATRDAFAAVESAGTVVAWGDANDGGDSSAVSADLVNVDFVVAARGAFAAKKSDGSVVAWGDATRGGDTSLNLTGSLSNVETIVSSLYAFAAITDDKQVVTWGLLSHADISLVTDDLEPTVIQLDNSYGP, encoded by the coding sequence ATGAAAGTTTTTCTTGTCGCCTCTATCACTGTTCTAATGACCGCCTGTAAATGGGAGTACCCGTGCGGTGACTTGTCTCCTGTGACGGAGGTGGTATCAAACTGTTCAACTTCTCATACTGAATCTGAATCTGAATCTGTCGCTGTAGCATCCAAAGCAAAACTCAATAGCATTCAACTTAATGGCTTAATGACCTTAGGCAGCACCGCTCAAGTCGTGATCAGTTGTGATGACTGTCCCGGGACTGTCTATTACCGATGGCTCATCGACAATACGGTAGTCAGTACCACGGATAGCCATGAGTTCACATTATCTGACCTTGGAAAAACAGTTCGTATTGAAGTTCAACTTACCGATTCTGAACAAGTGATAAGCCAGTCTGAATACGCGACATTCCAGAGTATTGTCGTAGAAGAGATCATCAGCAACGACTTTGCATTCGCGGCTAGGAAAACGGATGGTTCGATCGTTACTTGGGGGATATCAGCCAACGGAGGCGACTCGAGTTCTGTGGCGGGTGAGTTGGTGAGTGTAGAGACGATTGTACCCGGTAACGGCACATTTGCAGCAATTAAAACAGATGGTAGCGTCGTCACTTGGGGAGACGCATCGTATGGCGGCGACTCAAGTGCAGTTGCTGGCCAATTAAATGATGTTACCAGTATCACGGCTTCTAACTTTGCCTACGCTGCAGTAAAAGGAGATGGTACGGTTGTCGCGTGGGGAGATGCCACCCGAGGAGGGGATAGCTCTGCTGTTCAGGCTCAGCTAACCAATGTTCTTGATATCAGCAGCAACAGTTTTGCCTTCACCGCGCGTAAAGGTGATGGCAGTGTCGTGGTATGGGGTGATGCGCTCAGAGGCGGTGATTTGGAAGGGTTGGCGCCAAGTAATATCACCAACGTGATAGGCAACACCAGCTCTTTTGTTGCGATCGATAATAGTGGTTCTACATATTTTTGGGGACTAGACAGCTCTGGGGGCGTGCCCGTTTCTGTTATGCCAAACTATGCTGCGAGTGATGTTCAATCCGCTGTGGGTAATGACCTGGCTTATGCTCTGCTCAAAAATGATGGCTCTGTCACCAGTCATGGCTACAATCCGTATGGTGGTGACATGGCGACTTTAGCGGCAAGAATAACCAATGTGGGTTCTTTGTACAGTACTTGGTTTGGTTTCGCTGCTCTAATCAATGATGGCAGCATTGTTAGCTGGGGAAGTATTGACGGCGTCAGTTATGGGGTATCGGGCAACACCGCATTCTTAGAGCCAACGGTGACTAATGCGACTATGATTGCCGCCACAAGAGATGCCTTCGCCGCTGTTGAGTCGGCAGGTACGGTTGTGGCGTGGGGAGACGCTAATGACGGTGGTGATAGCAGCGCAGTGAGTGCCGACTTGGTTAATGTCGATTTTGTTGTAGCGGCACGCGGGGCATTCGCGGCCAAAAAATCAGACGGTAGTGTTGTTGCTTGGGGCGACGCGACCCGAGGTGGGGATACGTCACTCAATCTAACGGGCTCACTAAGCAATGTTGAGACCATCGTGAGCTCTCTTTACGCTTTCGCGGCGATTACTGATGATAAGCAAGTCGTGACTTGGGGGCTGCTTAGTCACGCTGATATCAGTTTGGTAACGGATGATCTTGAGCCAACAGTCATCCAGTTAGACAACTCTTATGGTCCTTAG
- a CDS encoding DUF5062 family protein produces MSKTAKLRNEDKLVKKALEIGGKMAKMQGFDLPDSPQPLRVKAIYLFLVDAKQIAPLPESKLDGANIKHRLALWIHKALPDNDPLK; encoded by the coding sequence ATGTCAAAAACAGCGAAGCTCCGTAACGAAGATAAGTTAGTCAAAAAGGCGTTAGAAATTGGCGGGAAGATGGCCAAAATGCAAGGGTTTGACTTGCCGGATTCTCCGCAACCACTCAGAGTTAAAGCCATCTATCTGTTCTTGGTCGATGCTAAGCAAATTGCCCCTCTCCCAGAGAGTAAACTCGATGGGGCAAATATTAAACACAGATTAGCATTATGGATTCATAAGGCGTTGCCTGATAACGACCCTTTAAAGTAA